The proteins below are encoded in one region of Drosophila santomea strain STO CAGO 1482 chromosome 3R, Prin_Dsan_1.1, whole genome shotgun sequence:
- the LOC120451713 gene encoding Golgi-associated plant pathogenesis-related protein 1 produces the protein MGWVNILIVMALSLLVVVKADLKEDHLEEHNRLRKKHGSPPLELDDELSKRCEAYAKVLAANAKLEHSKSAGKYSENLCIRSEEPLQCVQDWYDEISDYDFEKGKFGMTTGHFTAIVWKNTNKMGVGQATDSNGYYWVVVRYYPPGNVNGQFKENVLPLINEEGDGQEGNFNMVQVNTIIIFIILWVCYHNTN, from the exons ATGGGTTGGGTGAACATACTGATAGTAATGGCTCTGTCGTtg TTAGTGGTGGTTAAAGCTGATCTCAAGGAAGACCACCTAGAAGAACATAATCGGTTGAGAAAGAAGCATGGAAGTCCGCCCCTCGAGTTGGACGACGAACTCTCAAAAAGATGCGAAGCATATGCCAAG GTATTAGCCGCTAATGCAAAGCTAGAGCATTCAAAGAGTGCCGGTAAATATAGTGAAAACTTGTGCATAAGGTCAGAAGAGCCTCTGCAATGTGTTCAAGACTGGTACGACGAAATCTCGGATTACGACTTCGAAAAGGGAAAGTTTGGCATGACAACCGGCCATTTCACCGCCATCGTTTGGAAGAATACGAATAAAATGGGTGTGGGACAAGCCACGGACTCAAATGGTTACTACTGGGTGGTAGTAAGATATTATCCACCAGGGAATGTGAACGGTCAGTTCAAAGAAAATGTTCTCCCTCTGATCAATGA GGAAGGCGATGGCCAAGAAGGCAATTTTAACATGGTTCAAGTTAACACCATTATCATCTTTATCATTCTTTGGGTTTGCTACCACAACACTAATTAA
- the LOC120451709 gene encoding uncharacterized protein LOC120451709 isoform X1 produces MSAFIYSSRPTTISLEEAVQYIYQYPLLPTPLIDYGFIHNLVCKKPRDVSVPLILEIESEFKSKDSAPEKPKKVPRLSYHSRSSSMSEDEPEPEVQIKYRWNSPRLMILCEDGDINCAVHYLVESLHDPFACNAVATLFLQESILEEFVDRMEDRMEPLSAVISEHPVYVKTLERLNQLQAETIVGNPKTVPGNASPLLVYDLTHRYLADGPTGVITLHTFRTMKDVVELQAKEPLTFTSVCIWNEKLAAAYELVARFSPLIFTINCYYVNLNEISLPFICNFNSAKIIDGYHYESLTFQGKRKVVVHPVGTIWAKLYRDSLVRY; encoded by the exons ATGTCCGCATTCATTTACAGCAGCAGACCCACGAC TATTAGCCTTGAGGAAGCAGTTCAATATATTTATCAGTATCCTCTGCTTCCGACTCCACTGATTGATTATGGATTTATCCACAATCTGGTTTGCAAGAAACCTCGGGATGTCAGTGTACCATTGATCCTAGAAATTGAGTCGGAATTCAAGTCCAAGGATAGTGCTCCTGAGAAGCCAAAGAAGGTGCCCAGGCTGTCATACCATTCCCGATCGAGTTCTATGAGTGAAGATGAACCGGAACCGGAAGTGCAAATTAAATACCGATGGAACTCGCCGCGGCTGATGATTCTCTGCGAAGATGGAGACATCAATTGCGCTGTGCACTATCTGGTTGAGTCCCTACACGATCCTTTTGCCTGCAATGCGGTGGCCACTCTTTTCTTGCAGGAATCCATTCTGGAGGAGTTCGTGGATCGAATGGAGGATCGCATGGAACCGTTGAGCGCGGTTATCTCTGAGCATCCGGTTTATGTAAAGACACTGGAGCGACTTAATCAGTTACAGGCGGAAACAATAGTGGGAAATCCTAAGACGGTTCCTGGTAATGCTAGTCCCCTGCTGGTTTACGACCTGACCCATCGTTACTTGGCCGATGGACCCACTGGTGTCATAACCCTGCACACCTTTCGCACCATGAAGGATGTCGTTGAGCTGCAGGCTAAGGAGCCACTTACTTTTACCTCCGTCTGCATTTGGAACGAAAAACTGGCAGCCGCCTACGAACTGGTGGCCCGATTCAGTCCGCTGATCTTTACGATTAATTGTTACTACGTAAATCTAAACGAAATCAGCCTGCCCTTCATTTGCAACTTTAACTCCGCAAAGATCATCGACGGCTACCACTACGAGTCGTTGACCTTTCAGGGAAAGCGCAAAGTGGTTGTCCATCCCGTTGGCACCATCTGGGCAAAGTTGTACCGCGACTCACTCGTCCGGTACTGA
- the LOC120451709 gene encoding uncharacterized protein LOC120451709 isoform X3, with protein MMYNRPTTISLEEAVQYIYQYPLLPTPLIDYGFIHNLVCKKPRDVSVPLILEIESEFKSKDSAPEKPKKVPRLSYHSRSSSMSEDEPEPEVQIKYRWNSPRLMILCEDGDINCAVHYLVESLHDPFACNAVATLFLQESILEEFVDRMEDRMEPLSAVISEHPVYVKTLERLNQLQAETIVGNPKTVPGNASPLLVYDLTHRYLADGPTGVITLHTFRTMKDVVELQAKEPLTFTSVCIWNEKLAAAYELVARFSPLIFTINCYYVNLNEISLPFICNFNSAKIIDGYHYESLTFQGKRKVVVHPVGTIWAKLYRDSLVRY; from the exons ATGATGTACAA CAGACCCACGAC TATTAGCCTTGAGGAAGCAGTTCAATATATTTATCAGTATCCTCTGCTTCCGACTCCACTGATTGATTATGGATTTATCCACAATCTGGTTTGCAAGAAACCTCGGGATGTCAGTGTACCATTGATCCTAGAAATTGAGTCGGAATTCAAGTCCAAGGATAGTGCTCCTGAGAAGCCAAAGAAGGTGCCCAGGCTGTCATACCATTCCCGATCGAGTTCTATGAGTGAAGATGAACCGGAACCGGAAGTGCAAATTAAATACCGATGGAACTCGCCGCGGCTGATGATTCTCTGCGAAGATGGAGACATCAATTGCGCTGTGCACTATCTGGTTGAGTCCCTACACGATCCTTTTGCCTGCAATGCGGTGGCCACTCTTTTCTTGCAGGAATCCATTCTGGAGGAGTTCGTGGATCGAATGGAGGATCGCATGGAACCGTTGAGCGCGGTTATCTCTGAGCATCCGGTTTATGTAAAGACACTGGAGCGACTTAATCAGTTACAGGCGGAAACAATAGTGGGAAATCCTAAGACGGTTCCTGGTAATGCTAGTCCCCTGCTGGTTTACGACCTGACCCATCGTTACTTGGCCGATGGACCCACTGGTGTCATAACCCTGCACACCTTTCGCACCATGAAGGATGTCGTTGAGCTGCAGGCTAAGGAGCCACTTACTTTTACCTCCGTCTGCATTTGGAACGAAAAACTGGCAGCCGCCTACGAACTGGTGGCCCGATTCAGTCCGCTGATCTTTACGATTAATTGTTACTACGTAAATCTAAACGAAATCAGCCTGCCCTTCATTTGCAACTTTAACTCCGCAAAGATCATCGACGGCTACCACTACGAGTCGTTGACCTTTCAGGGAAAGCGCAAAGTGGTTGTCCATCCCGTTGGCACCATCTGGGCAAAGTTGTACCGCGACTCACTCGTCCGGTACTGA
- the LOC120452025 gene encoding uncharacterized protein LOC120452025: MSQVSKLSQVSRISQTNQSEGSDDDQLRHANLPVYPKPLPDRDVSYRPDENEFTMVEKASLRNAWRLIEPFQRRFGKDNFYSFLTRHEDLINFFRKDGKINLSKLHGHSMAMMKLMSRLVQTLDCNLAFRLALDENLPTHLKNGIDPDYMRMLATALKRYILASSVIENHNSCSLTNALTHLVEIVGDYAVVDVARKRAMSNALRTTVDEGGNRIAKVALGT; the protein is encoded by the exons ATGAGCCAAGTCAGCAAGCTAAGCCAAGTAAGCCGCATTAGCCAAACCAATCAGTCTGAGGGAAGTGATGACGACCAGCTCCGCCATGCGAATCTTCCGGTTTATCCAAAACCGCTGCCCGATCGAGATGTGAGCTACAGACCTGACGAAAATGAGTTCACAATGGTGGAGAAGGCATCCTTGCGGAATGCATGGCGTTTAATTGAGCCTTTTCAGCGTCGATTTGGCAAGGATAATTTCTACAG CTTCCTCACCAGACACGAGGATCTCATCAACTTTTTCAGGAAAGATGGCAAGATTAACCTAAGTAAGCTGCATGGGCACTCCATGGCAATGATGAAGCTGATGTCACGGCTGGTCCAAACGCTGGACTGCAATCTAGCCTTTCGCTTGGCCCTGGATGAGAACCTTCCCACACATCTGAAGAATGGCATCGATCCCGATTACATGAGG ATGCTGGCCACCGCCTTGAAAAGGTATATCCTTGCGTCTTCTGTTATCGAAAACCATAACTCCTGTTCACTAACCAATGCTCTGACCCATTTGGTGGAGATCGTCGGGGATTACGCCGTTGTCGACGTGGCCAGGAAAAGAGCCATGTCCAATGCCCTCAGGACGACTGTTGACGAGGGTGGCAATCGAATCGCCAAGGTGGCTTTAGGCACTTAA
- the LOC120451709 gene encoding uncharacterized protein LOC120451709 isoform X2: MMYNSRPTTISLEEAVQYIYQYPLLPTPLIDYGFIHNLVCKKPRDVSVPLILEIESEFKSKDSAPEKPKKVPRLSYHSRSSSMSEDEPEPEVQIKYRWNSPRLMILCEDGDINCAVHYLVESLHDPFACNAVATLFLQESILEEFVDRMEDRMEPLSAVISEHPVYVKTLERLNQLQAETIVGNPKTVPGNASPLLVYDLTHRYLADGPTGVITLHTFRTMKDVVELQAKEPLTFTSVCIWNEKLAAAYELVARFSPLIFTINCYYVNLNEISLPFICNFNSAKIIDGYHYESLTFQGKRKVVVHPVGTIWAKLYRDSLVRY, encoded by the exons ATGATGTACAA CAGCAGACCCACGAC TATTAGCCTTGAGGAAGCAGTTCAATATATTTATCAGTATCCTCTGCTTCCGACTCCACTGATTGATTATGGATTTATCCACAATCTGGTTTGCAAGAAACCTCGGGATGTCAGTGTACCATTGATCCTAGAAATTGAGTCGGAATTCAAGTCCAAGGATAGTGCTCCTGAGAAGCCAAAGAAGGTGCCCAGGCTGTCATACCATTCCCGATCGAGTTCTATGAGTGAAGATGAACCGGAACCGGAAGTGCAAATTAAATACCGATGGAACTCGCCGCGGCTGATGATTCTCTGCGAAGATGGAGACATCAATTGCGCTGTGCACTATCTGGTTGAGTCCCTACACGATCCTTTTGCCTGCAATGCGGTGGCCACTCTTTTCTTGCAGGAATCCATTCTGGAGGAGTTCGTGGATCGAATGGAGGATCGCATGGAACCGTTGAGCGCGGTTATCTCTGAGCATCCGGTTTATGTAAAGACACTGGAGCGACTTAATCAGTTACAGGCGGAAACAATAGTGGGAAATCCTAAGACGGTTCCTGGTAATGCTAGTCCCCTGCTGGTTTACGACCTGACCCATCGTTACTTGGCCGATGGACCCACTGGTGTCATAACCCTGCACACCTTTCGCACCATGAAGGATGTCGTTGAGCTGCAGGCTAAGGAGCCACTTACTTTTACCTCCGTCTGCATTTGGAACGAAAAACTGGCAGCCGCCTACGAACTGGTGGCCCGATTCAGTCCGCTGATCTTTACGATTAATTGTTACTACGTAAATCTAAACGAAATCAGCCTGCCCTTCATTTGCAACTTTAACTCCGCAAAGATCATCGACGGCTACCACTACGAGTCGTTGACCTTTCAGGGAAAGCGCAAAGTGGTTGTCCATCCCGTTGGCACCATCTGGGCAAAGTTGTACCGCGACTCACTCGTCCGGTACTGA
- the LOC120451712 gene encoding Golgi-associated plant pathogenesis-related protein 1-like, giving the protein MGLVNILIVMALSLLVAVKADLKEDHLEEHNRLRKKHGSPPLELDDELTRGCEAYAEVLAASEKLEHSSSGGKYGENLCMRSDKPLECVQNWYDEIKDYDFEKGEFSMKTGHFTALVWKNTNKMGMGQATDSKGYYWVVARYYPAGNVMGQFKENVLPPIKGEGNGQEGNYNMVQVNTILIFIMLWVCCHHIN; this is encoded by the exons ATGGGTTTGGTGAACATACTGATAGTAATGGCTCTGTCCTtg TTAGTGGCGGTTAAAGCTGATCTCAAGGAAGACCACCTAGAAGAACATAATCGGTTGAGAAAGAAGCACGGAAGTCCGCCCCTCGAGTTGGACGACGAACTCACAAGGGGATGCGAAGCATATGCCGAG GTACTAGCCGCTAGTGAAAAGCTAGAGCATTCAAGTAGTGGCGGTAAATATGGTGAAAACTTGTGCATGAGATCAGATAAGCCTCTGGAATGTGTCCAAAACTGGTACGACGAAATAAAGGATTACGACTTTGAAAAGGGAGAGTTTAGCATGAAAACCGGCCATTTCACCGCCCTCGTTTGGAAGAATACGAATAAAATGGGAATGGGTCAAGCCACGGACTCAAAAGGTTACTACTGGGTGGTAGCAAGATATTATCCAGCAGGAAATGTGATGGGTCAGTTCAAAGAAAATGTTCTCCCTCCGATCAAAGG GGAAGGTAATGGCCAAGAAGGCAATTATAATATGGTTCAAGTGAACACCATTCTCATCTTTATCATGCTTTGGGTTTGCTGCCACCACATAAATTAA
- the LOC120451711 gene encoding LOW QUALITY PROTEIN: uncharacterized protein LOC120451711 (The sequence of the model RefSeq protein was modified relative to this genomic sequence to represent the inferred CDS: deleted 2 bases in 1 codon), producing the protein MNSFPIVKSAEQNYHLSCKAVGISKMLDSEQNDTKVAQSKNLKFAFKEAGPKKVFHCEKQSDFQSQDTCAGEEVLEESHEKSNLELEDIYEEVFRLKRRIGRLNYQLGTNIPECPNIDLCQGDQTFLMNPAKIHPDILQIKITNHKLEQQLTQMQSVTKSSNLAKQMARVDYCRVQKLGDQLQIGIQKLESFKLKFEKHQGLCLQRFRFLNQDKFCGGEFQDYIEKSNEMIRTHLNKQILKSEYIPFRREAAKVTISLKKSAENLQDHLTNVINNKKRDIFQNLKNSSVSIRSDP; encoded by the exons ATGAATTCATTTCCAATAGTGAAATCGGCGGAACAAAATTACCAT TTATCATGCAAGGCAGTAGGAATAAGTAAAATGCTAGACTCTGAACAGAATGATACGAAAGTGGCGCAGTCAAAGAACTTAAAGTTCGCATTCAAAGAGGCTGGCCCAAAAAAAGTGTTCCATTGCGAGAAGCAGAGTGATTTCCAATCCCAAGATACTTGTGCCGGTGAGGAAGTGCTGGAAGAATCACACGAGAAGAGCAATTTGGAACTTGAGGATATTTACGAGGAAGTATTTAGATTAAAGCGGCGCATTGGTCGACTCAATTATCAACTTGGTACCAATATACCGGAATGCCCAAACATCGATCTCTGCCAGGGTGATCAAACATTTTTGATGAATCCGGCGAAAATTCACCCCGACATTCTTCAGATAAAAATTACGAACCATAAACTAGAGCAGCAACTGACTCAGATGCAATCCGTCACAAAATCATCCAATCTGGCCAAACAAATGGCACGGGTTGACTATTGCAGAGTCCAGAAGTTAGGTGATCAGTTGCAGATTGGCATTCAGAAACTAGAATCGTTTAAGCTCAAATTCGAAAAGCATCAAGGACTATGTCTTCAACGGTTTAGGTTCTTGAACCAAGATAAGTTTTGTGGCGGGGAGTTCCAAGATTATATAGAAAAGAGTAATGAAATGATAAGAACTCACCTCAACAAGCAGATATTAAAAAGTGAATACATACCTTTTCGAAGGGAAGCCGCTAAAGTGacaatttctttaaaaaagtCCGCAGAAAATTTGCAAGATCATCTCACAAACGtgataaataacaaaaaacgtGACATTTTTCAGAACCTAAAAAATTCCAGTGTATCCATTCGCTCAGATCCTTAA